One region of Aurantimonas sp. HBX-1 genomic DNA includes:
- a CDS encoding Hpt domain-containing protein, producing the protein MILAALKAEKAETGDKPATSQCPSRRRPIDLVHLARQTCGDRALEADVLGMLSRQLDTLLRRIDGARDEERRQIAHALKGTARNVGAFRLADSAERYESAPRDATALAQLRLEAEAAASFARSLIE; encoded by the coding sequence ATGATCCTGGCGGCGCTGAAGGCGGAGAAGGCCGAGACCGGCGACAAGCCTGCCACATCGCAGTGCCCGTCGCGGCGCCGGCCGATCGACCTCGTCCATCTGGCCCGCCAGACCTGCGGCGACCGGGCGCTGGAAGCCGACGTGCTGGGCATGCTGAGCCGGCAGCTGGATACGCTGCTGCGCCGGATCGACGGCGCGCGGGACGAGGAGCGGCGGCAGATCGCCCATGCGCTGAAGGGCACCGCCCGCAATGTCGGAGCCTTCCGGCTCGCCGACAGCGCCGAACGCTACGAAAGCGCGCCGCGCGACGCGACGGCGCTGGCGCAGCTGCGCCTGGAAGCGGAAGCGGCCGCCAGCTTCGCCCGCTCGCTGATCGAGTAA
- a CDS encoding 2Fe-2S iron-sulfur cluster-binding protein, producing MAKLTFVTHDGQRYDIDAPVGTTAMENAIRNDVPGIEAECGGACACATCHVYVDEAWLAKTGEPEAMEEDMLDFAVEMQPNSRLSCQIKIREDLDGLVLRIPERQA from the coding sequence ATGGCCAAGCTCACCTTCGTCACCCACGACGGTCAACGCTACGATATCGACGCTCCCGTAGGGACGACGGCGATGGAGAACGCCATCCGCAACGACGTTCCCGGGATCGAGGCGGAATGCGGCGGCGCCTGCGCCTGCGCGACCTGCCACGTCTATGTCGACGAAGCCTGGTTGGCGAAGACCGGCGAGCCGGAGGCGATGGAGGAGGACATGCTCGACTTCGCCGTCGAGATGCAGCCGAATTCGCGCCTGTCCTGCCAGATCAAGATCCGCGAGGATCTCGACGGGCTGGTGCTGAGGATCCCCGAGCGCCAGGCCTGA
- a CDS encoding DUF922 domain-containing Zn-dependent protease, giving the protein MRTKTGLLIGVAALAAGLAHAGWAQAATVTQRTTYFAVKGSTLEELDRDLSRSGPYVAETGLRHPGATEVKFDGQVTYKRVAGGCKVDQTNLGLTLNMTLPRWTPPRRVAPETILVWQTLEQDIRRHENRHAEIAREWLKRMEMAIRNLRPRPSCAAMEADVNNVTQRYLASHERAQIEFDTIEGREVNFRLRRALNRTMQEYGR; this is encoded by the coding sequence ATGCGGACGAAAACGGGCCTGCTGATCGGCGTCGCGGCGCTCGCCGCCGGGCTGGCCCACGCCGGCTGGGCGCAGGCGGCGACGGTCACCCAGCGGACCACCTACTTCGCCGTGAAGGGCTCGACGCTCGAGGAACTCGACCGGGACCTGAGCCGCAGCGGTCCCTATGTCGCCGAGACCGGGCTTCGCCATCCCGGCGCGACCGAGGTGAAGTTCGACGGACAGGTGACCTACAAACGGGTTGCCGGCGGCTGCAAGGTCGACCAGACCAATCTCGGGCTGACGCTCAACATGACCCTGCCGCGCTGGACGCCGCCGAGGCGGGTCGCGCCGGAAACCATCCTGGTGTGGCAGACGCTCGAGCAGGACATCCGCCGCCACGAGAACCGCCACGCGGAGATCGCGCGAGAGTGGCTGAAGCGCATGGAGATGGCGATCCGCAACCTGCGGCCGCGGCCCAGTTGCGCGGCCATGGAGGCGGACGTCAACAACGTCACCCAGCGTTATCTCGCCTCGCACGAGCGCGCCCAGATCGAGTTCGACACGATCGAGGGCCGCGAGGTGAACTTCCGGCTGCGCCGCGCGCTCAACCGCACCATGCAGGAATACGGCCGGTAG
- the folP gene encoding dihydropteroate synthase, with product MDVIEPRGGNWAVGHGRSIALGGQACIMGILNATPDSFSDGGRYASVEAAVAESLTMVAEGATIVDIGGESTRPGATPVDALEEQRRILPVIEELARRSDCLISVDTYRSQTARLAVQAGAHIVNDVWGAQKDPEIARVAAETGSGLCMMHTGRERQTLPDVIEDQFLFLRRSLEIARAAGVADDAIVLDPGFGFAKDGPENMILMARFAELMSLGFPLLVGTSRKRFVRGAIGREDPEPDIASAATSVLLRERGADIFRVHNVPANRDALMIADAMRRALRGERW from the coding sequence ATGGACGTCATCGAACCGAGGGGCGGCAACTGGGCCGTCGGCCACGGCCGCAGCATCGCGCTCGGCGGGCAGGCCTGCATCATGGGCATTCTCAACGCCACGCCGGACAGTTTCTCCGACGGCGGCCGCTACGCCAGCGTCGAGGCGGCCGTGGCGGAGTCGCTGACGATGGTCGCCGAGGGCGCCACCATCGTCGATATCGGCGGCGAGTCGACGCGGCCGGGCGCGACCCCGGTGGACGCGCTGGAGGAGCAGCGGCGGATCCTGCCGGTGATCGAGGAACTGGCGCGCCGCTCGGACTGCCTCATCTCGGTCGACACCTACCGCTCGCAGACGGCCCGGCTGGCGGTGCAGGCCGGCGCCCACATCGTCAACGACGTCTGGGGGGCGCAGAAGGACCCCGAGATCGCCCGCGTCGCGGCGGAGACCGGGTCGGGCCTTTGCATGATGCACACCGGCCGCGAGCGCCAGACGCTTCCCGACGTCATCGAGGACCAGTTCCTGTTCCTGCGCCGCTCGCTCGAGATCGCCCGCGCGGCGGGTGTCGCCGACGACGCGATCGTGCTCGACCCGGGCTTCGGCTTCGCCAAGGACGGTCCGGAGAACATGATCCTGATGGCGCGCTTCGCCGAGCTGATGAGCCTCGGCTTCCCGCTGCTCGTCGGCACCTCGCGCAAGCGCTTCGTGCGTGGCGCGATCGGCCGCGAGGACCCCGAGCCCGACATCGCCTCAGCGGCGACCTCGGTGCTGCTGCGCGAGCGCGGGGCGGACATCTTCCGCGTCCACAACGTCCCGGCCAACCGCGATGCACTGATGATCGCCGACGCCATGCGCCGGGCGCTCCGCGGCGAGCGGTGGTGA
- the folK gene encoding 2-amino-4-hydroxy-6-hydroxymethyldihydropteridine diphosphokinase: MSVTALLGLGGNIGDPRATMAAALGRIDARPDCDVVAVSRLYRTPPWGKTDQPWFFNACAAVATTLPPRDLLELCLATEREFKRERRERWGPRTLDLDVLDYGEMPYADDALILPHPRVTDRAFVLIPLAEIAPTLRIGGRTVAEWAAAADPEGIEPASRDGEWWREPGAPG; this comes from the coding sequence GTGAGCGTCACCGCGCTTCTCGGGCTGGGCGGCAATATCGGCGATCCGCGGGCGACGATGGCGGCGGCGCTCGGCCGCATCGACGCGAGGCCGGATTGCGACGTGGTCGCCGTCTCGCGGCTCTACCGCACGCCGCCCTGGGGCAAGACCGACCAGCCGTGGTTCTTCAACGCCTGCGCCGCGGTGGCCACGACGCTGCCGCCGCGCGACCTGCTGGAACTGTGCCTTGCGACGGAGCGGGAATTCAAGCGCGAGCGCCGCGAGCGCTGGGGGCCGCGCACGCTCGACCTTGACGTCCTCGACTACGGCGAAATGCCGTACGCGGACGACGCGCTGATCCTGCCGCATCCGCGCGTGACGGACCGCGCCTTCGTGCTTATCCCGCTGGCCGAGATCGCGCCGACGCTGCGGATCGGCGGCCGCACGGTGGCAGAATGGGCAGCCGCGGCCGATCCCGAGGGGATCGAGCCGGCGAGCCGCGATGGCGAATGGTGGCGCGAGCCGGGCGCGCCCGGCTGA
- a CDS encoding YcjF family protein, which yields MSNDDVSRPGRRPGAYRLDEAGLARTPAPQEPVAPARAPRAIEDLTRVALEPDDAIERQALDALEVVPASRRRRGFSFGKLFIGALGVLVSLGVALAIDALIRDLFARYDCLGWLAVAVTVLLVIGAVGVAAREAIGLMRLSAVDRERQEGLAAYEANAADDARNVVRSLSTLLSGRPETAHGRARLAALEDEVIDGADLIALAERELLGPLDAAARTLVLASSKRVSVVTAVSPKALVDVAYVLFETVKLIRRMSELYGARPGTLGLIRLTRDVLAHLAVTGSIAIGDGVMQQLLGHGVAAKLSARMGEGVVNGLLTARVGLAAMDLCRPLPFLRMRRPRIGDVLSELVTIGGGAASRRQASGANPNEL from the coding sequence ATGAGCAACGACGACGTATCCCGCCCGGGCCGGCGACCCGGCGCCTATCGGCTGGACGAAGCCGGCCTCGCGCGCACCCCGGCCCCGCAAGAGCCTGTCGCACCCGCCCGTGCCCCGCGGGCGATCGAAGACCTGACACGCGTCGCGCTCGAGCCGGACGACGCCATCGAGCGCCAGGCGCTGGACGCCCTGGAGGTCGTGCCTGCCTCCCGGCGCCGGCGCGGCTTCTCCTTCGGCAAGCTCTTCATCGGCGCGCTGGGCGTTCTGGTGTCGCTGGGCGTCGCGCTGGCGATCGATGCGCTGATCCGCGACCTCTTTGCGCGCTACGACTGCCTCGGCTGGCTGGCGGTCGCGGTCACCGTCCTATTGGTGATTGGCGCCGTCGGTGTCGCGGCCCGCGAAGCCATCGGCCTGATGCGCCTGTCGGCCGTCGACCGCGAACGGCAGGAGGGCCTTGCCGCCTACGAGGCCAACGCCGCCGACGACGCCCGCAACGTGGTGCGGTCGCTGTCGACGCTCCTCTCCGGACGCCCCGAGACCGCCCATGGCCGGGCGCGCCTGGCGGCGCTCGAGGACGAGGTGATCGACGGCGCCGACCTGATCGCGCTGGCCGAACGCGAACTGCTCGGGCCCCTCGACGCCGCCGCGCGCACGCTGGTCCTCGCCTCGTCCAAGCGCGTCTCGGTGGTCACGGCGGTCAGCCCAAAGGCGCTGGTCGACGTCGCCTACGTGCTGTTCGAGACCGTCAAGCTGATCCGCCGCATGTCGGAGCTCTACGGCGCGCGGCCCGGCACGCTCGGCCTGATCCGCCTGACCCGCGACGTCCTGGCGCACCTGGCGGTGACCGGCTCGATCGCCATCGGCGACGGCGTCATGCAGCAGCTTCTCGGCCATGGCGTCGCGGCCAAGCTGTCGGCGCGGATGGGCGAAGGCGTGGTCAACGGCCTTCTCACTGCGCGCGTCGGCCTCGCCGCGATGGATCTCTGCCGGCCGCTGCCATTCCTGCGGATGCGGCGCCCGCGCATCGGCGACGTCCTGTCGGAACTGGTCACGATCGGGGGCGGCGCCGCTTCCCGCCGACAGGCCTCCGGGGCAAATCCGAACGAATTGTAA
- a CDS encoding YcjX family protein, producing the protein MTSLADEARLVLDNFADRTAGLFHPSLRLGVTGLSRAGKTVFITALVHNLLHGGRLSLFEAQASGRIMRSYLEEQPDDAVPRFQYEEHIRTILEDRAWPKSTRAISELRLTIEYESASGWSRMFSGGRLSLDIVDYPGEWLLDLPLLEKDFARFSAEALERARLPSRQAMARRFLALIDGLDLAQPADEPTAQALSAAFADYLKACRDDSTALSTLPPGRFLMPGDLEGSPALTFAPLPVEPGRTYPKGSLAALLARRYEAYKTVVVKPFFREHFARLDRQILLVDVMQAINAGPEAVRDLETALADILGCFRPGRSSWLGSFLTRRIDRILVAATKADHLHRDSHRPLEAIVRRLLDDAIARAKFSGAETDVLALAAVRATREATVTDGDDRLPVIVGTPAAGETIGRDTFDGETETAVFPGDLPTDPARLFLPDSGRPADGIRFVRFRPPRLERTADGLTLSLPHIRLDRALQFLLGDRLA; encoded by the coding sequence ATGACCTCCCTTGCCGACGAGGCGCGGCTCGTCCTCGACAATTTCGCCGACCGCACGGCCGGCCTCTTCCACCCCAGCCTGCGCCTCGGCGTCACCGGCCTGTCGCGCGCCGGCAAGACCGTGTTCATCACGGCGCTCGTCCATAATCTCCTGCATGGCGGCCGTCTGTCGCTGTTCGAGGCGCAGGCCAGCGGCCGGATCATGCGCAGCTATCTCGAGGAGCAGCCGGACGATGCGGTGCCGCGGTTCCAGTACGAGGAGCACATCCGCACCATCCTCGAGGACCGGGCCTGGCCGAAATCCACCCGGGCGATCTCCGAGCTGCGTCTCACCATCGAGTACGAGTCGGCCTCCGGCTGGTCGCGCATGTTCTCGGGCGGCCGGCTGTCGCTGGACATCGTCGACTACCCCGGCGAATGGCTGCTGGACCTGCCGCTGCTGGAGAAGGATTTCGCCCGCTTCTCCGCCGAGGCGCTGGAACGGGCCCGGCTGCCCTCGCGCCAGGCCATGGCTAGACGCTTTCTCGCGCTGATCGACGGGCTGGATCTCGCCCAGCCGGCGGACGAGCCGACCGCCCAGGCGCTCAGCGCCGCCTTCGCCGACTACCTGAAGGCCTGCCGGGACGACTCCACCGCCCTGTCGACGCTGCCGCCCGGACGATTCCTGATGCCCGGCGACCTCGAAGGCTCGCCCGCGCTCACCTTCGCGCCGCTGCCGGTCGAGCCGGGCCGGACCTATCCGAAGGGCTCGCTCGCCGCGCTGCTGGCGCGGCGCTACGAAGCCTACAAGACCGTGGTGGTGAAACCGTTCTTCCGCGAGCATTTCGCGCGGCTGGACCGGCAGATCCTGCTGGTCGACGTGATGCAGGCGATCAATGCCGGCCCCGAGGCAGTGCGCGACCTCGAAACCGCCCTCGCCGACATTCTAGGCTGCTTCCGGCCCGGCCGCAGCAGCTGGCTCGGCTCCTTCCTGACCCGGCGCATCGACCGCATCCTCGTCGCCGCGACCAAGGCGGACCATCTGCACCGCGACAGCCACCGCCCGCTCGAAGCGATCGTCCGGCGGCTGCTCGACGACGCCATCGCCCGGGCGAAGTTCTCTGGCGCCGAGACCGATGTCCTGGCGCTGGCGGCGGTCCGCGCCACCCGCGAGGCGACCGTCACCGACGGCGACGACCGCCTGCCGGTGATCGTCGGCACGCCCGCCGCCGGCGAGACCATCGGCCGCGACACCTTCGACGGCGAAACCGAGACGGCGGTGTTCCCCGGCGACCTGCCAACCGATCCCGCCCGGCTGTTCCTGCCGGATTCCGGCAGGCCGGCGGACGGGATCCGCTTCGTGCGGTTCCGGCCGCCGCGGCTGGAGCGTACCGCCGATGGGCTGACGCTGTCGCTTCCGCACATCCGCCTCGACCGCGCCCTGCAGTTCCTCCTGGGAGACCGGCTGGCATGA
- a CDS encoding histidine phosphatase family protein — protein MSAVPQSRLFILRHAHSSWALPGERDHQRALDERGRADAIRLERHLREEDWGVDAVSSSTATRATETLDLVRPALAAGTPEHFSDALYALGVDAYFAETRRLGDATALLLIGHNPMVEEFTISLAGSGDEEALATLRNGFPTCGLATVEFSTPLAEVTPGAGVLRRLLVPADFARG, from the coding sequence ATGTCCGCTGTCCCGCAAAGCCGCCTTTTCATCCTGCGCCACGCGCATTCGTCCTGGGCCCTGCCCGGCGAGCGCGATCACCAGCGTGCGCTGGACGAGCGGGGCCGCGCCGACGCGATTCGCCTCGAGCGGCACCTTCGGGAGGAGGACTGGGGCGTCGATGCGGTGTCGAGTTCCACCGCGACCCGCGCTACCGAAACGCTGGATCTTGTCCGCCCGGCGCTGGCGGCCGGCACCCCCGAGCATTTCTCCGACGCCCTCTACGCGCTCGGCGTCGATGCCTATTTCGCCGAGACCCGCCGCCTGGGAGACGCGACCGCCCTGCTCCTGATCGGCCATAATCCGATGGTCGAGGAATTCACCATCTCGCTCGCCGGAAGCGGCGACGAGGAGGCGCTCGCGACGCTGCGGAACGGCTTTCCCACCTGCGGGCTGGCGACCGTGGAGTTTTCCACTCCCCTCGCCGAGGTCACTCCCGGTGCCGGCGTGCTGCGTCGCCTGCTGGTGCCGGCCGACTTCGCCCGAGGTTGA
- the dksA gene encoding RNA polymerase-binding protein DksA, with protein MSETLKMDATLSEDGPFMNDRQKEYFRRKLLAWKAEILRESRETLEALANDNSSLADAADRASSETDRSIELRARDRQRKLIAKIDAALERIEEGTYGYCEETGEPISLKRLDARPIATMSLEAQERHERREKVYRDE; from the coding sequence ATGAGCGAGACACTCAAGATGGATGCGACCCTGTCGGAAGACGGCCCGTTCATGAATGATCGCCAGAAGGAGTACTTTCGTCGGAAGCTGCTCGCCTGGAAGGCCGAGATCCTTCGCGAATCACGCGAGACGCTGGAAGCCCTGGCCAACGACAACAGCAGCCTGGCCGACGCCGCCGACCGGGCGTCCTCGGAAACCGACCGCTCGATCGAGCTCCGGGCCCGCGACCGCCAGCGCAAGCTGATCGCGAAGATCGACGCCGCGCTGGAGCGGATCGAGGAGGGCACCTACGGCTATTGCGAGGAGACCGGCGAGCCGATCAGCCTGAAGCGGCTGGACGCGCGGCCGATCGCCACGATGTCGCTCGAGGCGCAGGAGCGCCATGAGCGGCGCGAGAAGGTCTACCGCGACGAATAG
- a CDS encoding flagellar biosynthetic protein FliO, producing MPQWIVDIVGESLAPIVWVAIVALVVCLLAIVVILLARKAFGGLGGGGFKTRAPRLAVMDVARIDEKRRLVLVRRDEVEHLVLVGGQTDILLEGNILRVPAAARARAESQLDRHPEPEDAAVTRRWDAPSHGEERQAPAPVAPTPAPARQELRHPVQNGAAAAPEPRAAAAPSPVATPAPVPAVASARPVTPKRDPAPLPEARRPEPEAVRLPPRPPVPPAPPRSMATPTLPVPAPREESNPPQPSSPPRSAGRIEPSLTVPEPHPAPDMSPQRAELRDRLNRAAQELPRAPAVAAPAATPDRPAEAAPERRPLSVRSFATAIQNRGAAPEPQAPAAPPKPPVVAAPVAAPAPPAPPAPPQQPPAAAPAPEPSLEDFLSAELDSELSREEAPQASPDRVEEPERQQAPDPAVRSGAAESARPAPAVQETTSPRAPEPSLDTPPSAGGDKAPDPARKLTLEEEMERLLGDFSFGESERRDRG from the coding sequence ATGCCCCAATGGATTGTCGATATCGTCGGGGAGAGCCTCGCCCCGATCGTCTGGGTGGCGATCGTGGCCCTCGTGGTGTGCCTGCTGGCGATCGTCGTGATCCTGCTGGCCCGCAAGGCCTTCGGCGGCCTCGGCGGCGGCGGTTTCAAGACCCGGGCGCCGCGGCTGGCGGTCATGGATGTCGCGCGGATCGACGAGAAGCGCCGGCTGGTGCTGGTGCGGCGCGACGAGGTGGAGCACCTGGTGCTCGTCGGCGGCCAGACGGATATCCTGCTGGAGGGCAACATACTGCGCGTGCCGGCGGCCGCGCGGGCCCGCGCCGAGTCGCAGCTCGACCGGCACCCGGAGCCGGAGGACGCCGCGGTGACGCGCCGCTGGGACGCCCCGTCGCACGGCGAGGAGCGCCAGGCCCCGGCACCGGTCGCGCCGACGCCGGCTCCGGCCCGGCAGGAATTGCGGCATCCGGTGCAGAATGGCGCGGCAGCGGCGCCTGAACCACGCGCCGCAGCGGCGCCCAGTCCGGTCGCCACGCCGGCGCCGGTTCCCGCCGTCGCTTCGGCCCGTCCGGTGACGCCGAAGCGGGACCCCGCACCGCTGCCCGAGGCGCGACGGCCGGAGCCCGAGGCGGTGCGGCTGCCGCCGCGGCCGCCGGTCCCGCCTGCCCCGCCCCGGTCGATGGCGACCCCGACCCTGCCTGTCCCGGCCCCGCGCGAGGAGTCGAACCCGCCGCAGCCTTCTTCCCCGCCACGCAGCGCCGGCCGGATCGAGCCGTCGCTCACGGTGCCCGAGCCGCATCCGGCCCCTGACATGTCGCCGCAGCGAGCCGAACTTCGCGACCGTCTGAACCGGGCGGCGCAGGAGCTGCCGCGCGCCCCGGCCGTCGCGGCCCCGGCTGCGACGCCGGACCGGCCGGCCGAGGCGGCGCCCGAACGGCGGCCGCTTTCGGTGCGCAGTTTCGCCACCGCCATCCAGAACCGCGGCGCCGCCCCCGAGCCGCAGGCGCCCGCCGCCCCGCCGAAACCGCCCGTCGTGGCGGCCCCCGTCGCGGCGCCGGCCCCGCCCGCCCCGCCCGCCCCGCCGCAGCAACCGCCAGCAGCCGCGCCGGCGCCCGAGCCGAGCCTCGAGGACTTCCTGTCGGCTGAACTCGATTCGGAACTGTCGCGCGAGGAGGCGCCGCAGGCCTCCCCGGACCGCGTCGAGGAGCCCGAACGCCAGCAGGCGCCGGATCCCGCCGTGAGGTCAGGTGCAGCGGAATCCGCTCGTCCGGCACCGGCGGTGCAGGAGACGACCTCGCCACGCGCTCCGGAACCGTCTCTGGACACGCCGCCATCGGCCGGAGGCGACAAGGCACCCGACCCGGCGCGCAAGCTGACGCTCGAGGAAGAGATGGAACGGCTGCTGGGCGATTTCAGCTTCGGGGAAAGCGAGCGGCGCGACCGCGGCTGA
- the cckA gene encoding cell cycle histidine kinase CckA — MNGVPMGTVEKPLIDRAAAASGVRRLLVLGGGLILLAALLALFGHAYGAIALVIIFGALAVAGIAAIFATALGFVQFTGRIAEGAIAKDFLDTARTGTLIVDRKGRIIYANRAYGEATGATTATAVKTLERLLAREPEASEAIYALANLARENRAGQREFRLPRSLSGGDAAPAAHWYRASVRPLATANGLLQAWQILDITADRKHEESSFQDLQHAIDYLDKAPAGFFAADADHRIAYLNATLAGWLDVDLSEFKPFSRSILEFVPEVSHALLSPQRSGADSDVPTVIDLDLVTERGQSLPVRLLRRSAEGDAAAPGIVRTLVLNRGGDNEAAGSLEVAEARFTRFFNSSPMAIAALDEHGRVVRANAVFGQIFGQQAAAGGAEIERSLRESGREGLRQALAAAMGGRAGIPAIDAEIEGEPPRSVRLYISAVPKAGSETEEAAILYGVDITEQRVLEDQYAKSQKMQAIGNLAGGIAHDFNNVLTIITASVDFLLLNHRTGDPSFQDLLLIKQSANRAASLVRQLLAYSRRQTMRPKMLSLTDVIADMHLLLKRVSGDNTKLERHHERDLWPVMADIGQFEQVITNLVQNARDAMPGGGKITISTRNVPADEARRFGYGELTEGDYVLVEVADTGTGMPADVAERIFEPFFTTKEIGKGTGLGLSMVYGIVKQSGGFIFVDSTQGKGTVFRIFLPRHIPAQVAAIKSDAGTAAASNAKMDLSGTASILLVEDEDHVRAGNVRALKMRGYEVHEAASGIEALEVMEELEGRIDLVVSDVVMPEMDGPTLLREMRQKRPDLKFIFVSGYAEDAFAKNLPEGEKFGFLAKPFSLRDLAVSVKTMLDE; from the coding sequence ATGAACGGAGTGCCGATGGGAACGGTCGAGAAGCCTTTGATCGACCGGGCCGCGGCGGCATCCGGCGTGCGCCGCCTGCTGGTGCTCGGGGGCGGGCTGATCCTGCTGGCGGCGCTCCTGGCGCTGTTCGGCCATGCCTACGGCGCCATCGCCCTGGTGATCATCTTCGGCGCCCTGGCGGTCGCCGGCATCGCCGCGATCTTCGCGACCGCGCTCGGTTTCGTGCAGTTCACCGGCCGAATCGCCGAGGGCGCGATCGCCAAGGACTTCCTGGACACGGCCCGCACCGGCACGCTGATCGTCGACCGCAAGGGCCGGATCATCTACGCCAACCGCGCCTATGGCGAGGCGACCGGGGCGACCACCGCCACCGCGGTAAAGACGCTGGAGCGGCTGCTGGCGCGCGAGCCGGAGGCGTCGGAGGCGATCTACGCGCTCGCCAACCTGGCGCGCGAGAACCGGGCCGGCCAGCGCGAGTTCCGGCTGCCGCGCAGCCTGTCGGGCGGCGACGCCGCCCCCGCCGCCCACTGGTACCGTGCTTCGGTGCGGCCGCTGGCGACGGCGAACGGCCTGCTGCAGGCCTGGCAGATCCTCGACATCACCGCGGACCGCAAGCACGAGGAAAGCTCGTTCCAGGACCTGCAGCACGCGATCGACTATCTCGACAAGGCGCCGGCGGGCTTCTTCGCGGCCGACGCCGACCACCGCATCGCCTATCTCAATGCGACGCTCGCCGGCTGGCTCGACGTCGACCTCAGCGAGTTCAAGCCGTTCAGCCGCTCGATCCTCGAATTCGTTCCCGAGGTGTCGCACGCGTTGCTGTCGCCGCAGCGGAGCGGCGCCGATTCCGACGTCCCGACGGTCATCGATCTCGACCTGGTGACCGAGCGTGGCCAGAGCCTGCCGGTCCGGCTGCTGCGTCGCAGCGCCGAGGGCGACGCGGCAGCGCCAGGAATCGTGCGCACGCTGGTGCTCAACCGTGGCGGCGACAACGAGGCGGCAGGCTCGCTTGAGGTCGCCGAGGCGCGGTTCACGCGGTTCTTCAATTCATCGCCGATGGCGATCGCCGCGCTCGACGAGCACGGGCGGGTGGTGCGGGCGAATGCGGTATTCGGCCAGATATTCGGCCAGCAGGCCGCCGCGGGCGGGGCGGAGATCGAGCGCAGCCTGCGCGAAAGCGGCCGCGAGGGCCTGCGCCAGGCGCTGGCGGCGGCGATGGGCGGTCGGGCGGGCATCCCGGCGATCGATGCCGAGATCGAGGGCGAGCCGCCGCGTTCCGTGCGGCTCTATATCAGCGCCGTGCCGAAGGCGGGCAGCGAGACCGAGGAAGCCGCGATCCTCTACGGCGTCGACATCACCGAGCAGCGCGTGCTCGAGGACCAGTACGCCAAGAGCCAGAAGATGCAGGCAATCGGCAATCTCGCGGGCGGCATCGCGCACGACTTCAACAACGTCCTGACCATCATCACCGCCTCGGTCGACTTCCTGCTGCTCAACCACCGGACCGGCGATCCCTCGTTCCAGGACCTTCTGCTGATCAAGCAGAGCGCCAACCGCGCCGCGTCGCTGGTCCGCCAGCTGCTCGCCTATTCGCGCCGCCAGACGATGCGGCCGAAGATGCTCAGCCTGACCGACGTGATCGCCGACATGCACCTGCTCCTGAAGCGGGTCAGCGGCGACAACACCAAGCTGGAACGCCACCACGAGCGCGATCTCTGGCCGGTGATGGCCGATATCGGCCAGTTCGAGCAGGTGATCACCAATCTCGTCCAGAACGCCCGCGACGCCATGCCGGGCGGCGGCAAGATCACCATCTCGACCCGCAACGTGCCGGCCGACGAGGCCCGCCGCTTCGGATATGGCGAATTGACCGAGGGCGACTACGTGCTGGTCGAGGTCGCCGACACCGGCACCGGCATGCCGGCCGATGTCGCCGAGCGGATATTCGAGCCGTTCTTCACCACCAAGGAGATCGGCAAGGGCACCGGGCTGGGCCTGTCGATGGTCTACGGGATCGTCAAGCAGTCCGGCGGCTTCATCTTCGTCGATTCGACCCAGGGCAAGGGCACGGTCTTCCGGATATTCCTGCCGCGGCACATTCCGGCGCAGGTGGCCGCCATCAAGAGCGACGCCGGGACCGCCGCCGCCAGCAACGCCAAGATGGACCTGTCGGGCACGGCGTCGATCCTGCTCGTCGAGGACGAGGATCACGTGCGCGCCGGCAATGTGCGGGCGCTGAAGATGCGCGGCTACGAGGTGCACGAGGCGGCCTCCGGCATCGAGGCGCTGGAGGTGATGGAGGAACTCGAGGGCCGCATCGACCTCGTCGTCTCCGACGTGGTGATGCCGGAGATGGACGGGCCGACGCTGCTGCGCGAGATGCGCCAGAAGCGGCCGGACCTGAAGTTCATCTTCGTCTCGGGCTATGCCGAGGACGCCTTCGCCAAGAACCTGCCCGAAGGCGAGAAGTTCGGCTTCCTCGCCAAGCCGTTCTCGCTGCGCGATCTCGCGGTCTCGGTGAAGACGATGCTCGACGAATAG